The sequence atgaaagagaagaaaaaaaataactcaaaaataagttttaaaaaactCAACGCTGGATTACGTTTTGTCTTCCGTGTagagaatttttatttatttcaatttgaacCTTTTTAATATGTTCCGCTCGAATTAAATATTACGAATTGATGAGAAAGGAAAGGTGAAACCGAAACCCaaacaaaacttttttgtttactCTCCCTATGTGACAGTTGTTAATCAAAATCCAGTTCAAGCCAAGCGGTTTGGCGATTTGGTGTTTGAgcgtttggtttggttttgtgaTTTGGTATTAATATTTAATTTGTAATAAGCTCAGTGTTCTATGTTATGGATTTTATCAGTTCCCATTTTTGATAAACAAAGAAAGAGTTACTGCTAAATGTATAATTAAATAGGTGTATGCTGATCGCAATCAAAgacaaaaaatcattcaatatggctgctagGTGTGTTCATATTATTTAAATATCTGCCGATTTTATTATTCAATGAACTTCTGCTTCCCAGCAACGTGTTCGAGAGCGATTCCTTCAACCGTAAGTTTGTGGACAAGATAGTGGAATATCACGAACGACTTCTGCAAGGCGATGAAGTATCCGTTTGGCAGCAGATCGCTTTGGAGCTGGGCAACAATTGGGAACTGGACTGCGGCGATCTTCGCTGGCAGGACCTGAGCCGGCACTTCAAACGCAGCTTGGTATTTAAGCTGACCCACCGGAAGTGGATCCCGGATCAGGGATTGATCGATCGGTTGCAGTATCCGTATTTGAGGAAAGTCTATGTAGTGTCGATTCAATtctacgagaaaggcaacacaAACGGTCGAACTCTCAGCAGCAGTGAAATCGAGGAAAACAGATTGTTTATTAAATACTCACTGGACGGTAGGTACGATCCGGAAGTGGTGGCGGCTTTCAAACGACGAAGTAGAAAGGGATCGCGAGTTTATGTTTATATCAATGTGGGAGATCCGGTGTACAACTTATCGGACGATGGGAAGAAGCTCCTGCTGCAAATAGAACATCACCGAAAGGAGCGGCCGCATTTTAATGCAGACACAAATGAGAAGGAAAGCTCGCCTGTGGTGTTAGATGGTGTTCCGGTGGCCATCGAAGATGGAAGTCCTGGTGCGAAACATTTTTCGGCCCGTGATTTGCTTGAGAAGGAATCGTTCACAGTGAACACCCAGGAGTACGATGACATTATTAAGGAATCATTAGAACGGGAAGTACCACCAGTTGCGAAAAAGCCACGCATAGACGATTTAGATGCGGTTGAGATATGGCTGGAATCGAATGAAATACTAAGCAGATCTTCGTCTATTGCCGTCGGGTCGGAAGATCCTCTCCACATATCCTCTAGGAGCGAGCCTGAACGAATTGGTCAGCCAATAAATATACCAGAAGGTTCTGTTTCAGATCCTGTATTTATCCCGTCAAGTGATAAACGTCCAGGAAAGAGTTTTATCTCCGAAAATCATTCATTGACGGCAGATTCAGTTCAAATCAAACAAGAATCTAAGGATAAAAGAGGAGATATTTCAAAGGCCACCTCCAATGTTTATGTAAGGATTGGTGATAGATTTTGGctctattttcaaataactgtttattttgtatattttagGATATATTTACGGACTCCGAAGACGAGGAAGAGCAGATTTTAAGTAAATCTGAATGTTCCAATAACAGTCAACTAGCAATTGAAAAGCACGTAGGTGATCAACGGTCTCATCATGATGAATCGGTGGCTGGGAGTAATAATTCCCCAATGAAAAGTTGTATAGATACAGAAGCGGTTAGTGACTTTTTATATTTACCACTTAATCCgcaattttaaaatatgtatATTATATTAGTACCAATTTAAAAGATTTCTCCATCACTGTGATGAATGCACCTAagctttggatttttttttttatctcagaCTGGAAGTAAAGTTTATTATCCACCTGCAGATCAATAATTTCATATATCTAAATATTATTAAAACCACTATTCTATCTACGAGTCATGACGATACTTCTTCATCTCCCTAGTAACGATTGAGAAATGATTCTAGATACCCACAAAAACGATTTCGATACCCTGTTTCAGGAGGTTTCTCTTCCCGCCTCTGCCGGAAATGGTCAACCAATAATTGCAACAGAAGAAACGCTTATTGTCAAACCAGAGCCTGAGGATAAAAAGGAAGTGATTCCAACAACTATCCGTTTAAATCCTGCTTTTAATCCATATGTAAGATTACCAGTAATGGAAGAAAAGtaatttcaaattaatatctatcaaaatattttaggacATTTTTACGGATTCGGAAGACGAGGATGACGATGTAGATATATCTGATACATCCAGATTAGTTAGCAACTCGCTGATTGATAATCAGCTATCTGAAATCGATTACTCTACTGAGAATAATGCCACAGCTACGGAAGCGCCTAGAAATAATCCTGAAAAGGAATCCCCTACTGTATCCGCCCAGCATCATGCAATTCAAAGTGAACATTGTGAATCTGATGCAAATTTGACAATCTCGGATCCTTCAAATCACTCAGACGATGAAGCATCCGAAAATTATAGGATGGTGAACCAAATTCAAGCACCAATCGTCGACAGTACATCCGAGACAGAACAACAAACTAGAAATCTCACTGATGAAGCCATCCCTCCACGAGTCCTAACGACAGCGCATAAAGTGTCAGCTCCAGCGGCAATTGTGTACCGCAACAGTGCGGGTTCTAGCGGTTTTCCAGTGCTGAACAATTCACTCGAATCGGTTCCTCTACACTTTATCGCCAAAAAACAGTACCTCTTGACTGCCGCGGCAGAATCAGCCGGTGATGATTCGTCAGAAGTTGACAACTCCGTCGTGGAAACCAATGAAACGGACGTCGCTTCCTCGGTAAGAACATAGTATTTAAGGACGCAGACATCCATCCGATTAACCCTTCCGTTACTAACCCctctttggaaaacgaaaataaaaatctttttggctgtaacttttttgtctttcgacattttttttcgcaactttctccaaaagaagcggaatttttttcaagtttcaGGTGCTCTATGAATTTTTAGGACTGGCCACTTGataccggagttattccggatttaaaatgggtgttagctTATGGCCATATGCTagaacgcatacttcggaaatgattattttagatattttgaagaGAAACGACACATAAACTATATCAAATTTGATCAGGAATTTGATCGGTCCGAAATATGGCCTgtattccggaatccggtcgttccgccggaacctgttacggggTCACTTTACGAGAATAGACGAATAACATCATGCGacccatcaaacttcatgatttcaaaagctaTGCCATTCTATGGTAATTTTTTACTTCCAGGACCGTATTTGAAtcgattggaaccggtaaacggTTTTACCATGAATCGGTTCAAAGGTCAATTTTAGGGAATAAATGAACCCCATCatgcggcatatcaaacttcatgattccaAAAGCTATGCCATTgtatggtagttttgtacttctgGAAccatatttgaaccgattggaagcGGTAAACTGATTTACCGAGTACCGGTTCAAGGGTCAATTTCTGGAAATAAGCAAACCCCATCATGCGACATataaaacttcatgatttcaaaagtaatggcattctatggtagttttgtgcttcctggaccgtatttgaaccggGAAACGGTTTTATAATGAATCGGTTCAaaggtcaattttgggaaataaacaaaccccatcatgcggcatatcaaacttcatgattttaaaaagttatggcattctttggtagttttgtacttcctgaaccgtatttgaaccgattggaaacGGTAAACGGATTTATCGAGTACTGGTTTGagggtcaattttgggaaaatgAGCTAATCCCATCATGCGGcatatacattttcatgatttcaGTTGGGGTATCCCATGCTGAAACGGCTTCCTCCAGACGCTAAAACCCATCTTCTCAAACTCGTCAATGACATTTGGGAGAACCACACGTTCATCGACGAGTGAAGGAAAAGCCACGTGATCCCCATCCCCAAAATTACACGACGGGTCGGGATCCCTCCAAGTGTCGATCGATCTCCCTCACCTCCTATGCCTGTAAGACCATGGAAAAGATGGTTAACCGCCAGCTCCgtaaaaaatttgaagtagATGGAAGATTCGGCTTCCAACAGCACGCCTTTCGCCCAGGGTATGGCACCAGCACATGCTTTGCCAACCTGGGCAGTGTGCTGCAGAGTCGCTGGgtttttttatattcatgaacgaacacagagtattcgattgccgtgtggaatgtttcgtttttccataagggattcaatgatttagtcacatagaaatcttcttgaatattggttagtaggagatcaaggtaacagttctgttgatttttaatgtgattgaTTTAATTAAGTCCTAGGTTAGCAGTTCTGTCAAATATAAACATAAGTGTTTCATTTTCCCCAGCGACTGGAAGTAGAATTTGTTCGTTCTCTGAATCCGGAATAAAGTCAGCGGTGCGTTGGTTGAAGTCTCCGTAAATATGTACTTTGACTTCAGGTTGAAGTCCCGATAAAATTTCTTTCTGCAGTTTTTAAAAAGCTTTCATAAGATGTTGTTCGCGCATGTTCCGGTGGAAAATACACAGAGGAGAAAACATGGGTTTCTCCTGCAATGTTAGATTTCACCCAAACATGCTCAAAGTTCTTATATTTTTTGGTAGTTATTATTTCTGAATCAAAATAACTAGAGATTGCGATTAGAACTCCACCGCCAGACTTTTTTTTAGATTCTAAGAAATCGCGATCGTCCCTGAATACATTAAAGCTGCttccaaaaagttcttcactattcaTGCTTTCATCCCAGCTGGTTTCAGTTGTCAAAATAACCGAGAAGGACGAGCTTAAgatgttattatgaatttccttcattttagctgggcttttcatgcgattgaaattttgacagtaaatcaaaacttcagtcgcattctgttttgatgaagaacttgttggaagcacgttggttgttaaaatatttacccCGTTGGTCGATAAGATAGTGCTACTTTCTTCAGCCGAAGAAGGCgtccttacttgcgaaaattcccgggggaattttCCTCGTTGTGCTCTCCCGTAGTTGTTGCAGGCGATGTGTCCGCTCGCTGGACAGGTATTGTCGGTATGACTGTAGATCAGCTGCAGCTTCTGCTGGCCCAATTCCGTATTCCTGATGTACTTGGATGAATATTTGATACAGATGTTTTGGTGCCGTCGGCAGTCCTTCAGATGCAAGGAACATCCTGATGCTCGTTGGAGTCATTCCCTCGACGCATACATTAGCAGACTGGTCCTTCATGTATGCCAAAAACAACCGGACAACCTTCATAATCCTCGGGTCACGTAGTCTGGCTTTAAGGAAACGGCCGTCTCCTTCGGTGGATTGCTGAGTCAGACGGACGATGGGTGGTCTCATCGAATCTAACTCAAACTGGCTGTCAGGATTCGGTAGTTGTGTTccctgttgttgttgttgctcatGTATTTGGTGTTGttaatgattttgttcttgttgttgtcgtagatgctgttgttgttgttgctggtgCTGTTGCTGAAGGCTTTGCAGATTTCCGATATTGTGGATTGGTGGAGGTGTGGGTTTTGTTTTTTGGCCGGGTTTATCGTTTCACCTTTTTTGAAATTGATGAACGATTTTGCAGCAGGAGCAGAGAGAGCTGCAATTGGGTGGTCTGTAGATGCTGGGGGTCCGGAAAATTGATGCTTTGCCATTACGAGCAGCTGTTTGTCTGTAGatttgttgttattgtttttGCTGGTGTAGGAAGTTGTAACGTTGTTTTTGCTTCTTATTGGTGGAGCTTTTTGTTTATGAAGAggggtgcttggtggccttgtgtcactgcttctgcctcataagcaggagattaagaGTTTGATGcctggccctttccaatttcctattaaataatttcgttaatcatataactcaatctctttgcaaatcaaattctcattgctagcaagtatgattctaaatatagaattgttataaaaaagctgcctgttacttagtagcagtaaataaaaatgtaaaaatagattggtattcatttgtacctcatacgaatgctatatacggtcgctatgctcgtgcaggcctcatacaagtaagaatgtgtgaggttgatgtgcgggtagcgatggtgtggtagacgtgtgcgtggtatcagaatccaatagcattcaaattctaattgtaaaaaatgaatcccattagaattcactttaatcattactctagtacttctaattctcattcatatattcctatcccatagatcgcatcacttaccaaagtgaatccagataatatatcccttcatactaacacaatatcctatcctaagactatcgtggagatgcagaggtatact comes from Armigeres subalbatus isolate Guangzhou_Male chromosome 2, GZ_Asu_2, whole genome shotgun sequence and encodes:
- the LOC134217892 gene encoding uncharacterized protein LOC134217892 isoform X2; this translates as MLIAIKDKKSFNMAASNVFESDSFNRKFVDKIVEYHERLLQGDEVSVWQQIALELGNNWELDCGDLRWQDLSRHFKRSLVFKLTHRKWIPDQGLIDRLQYPYLRKVYVVSIQFYEKGNTNGRTLSSSEIEENRLFIKYSLDGRYDPEVVAAFKRRSRKGSRVYVYINVGDPVYNLSDDGKKLLLQIEHHRKERPHFNADTNEKESSPVVLDGVPVAIEDGSPGAKHFSARDLLEKESFTVNTQEYDDIIKESLEREVPPVAKKPRIDDLDAVEIWLESNEILSRSSSIAVGSEDPLHISSRSEPERIGQPINIPEGSVSDPVFIPSSDKRPGKSFISENHSLTADSVQIKQESKDKRGDISKATSNVYDIFTDSEDEEEQILSKSECSNNSQLAIEKHVGDQRSHHDESVAGSNNSPMKSCIDTEAEVSLPASAGNGQPIIATEETLIVKPEPEDKKEVIPTTIRLNPAFNPYDIFTDSEDEDDDVDISDTSRLVSNSLIDNQLSEIDYSTENNATATEAPRNNPEKESPTVSAQHHAIQSEHCESDANLTISDPSNHSDDEASENYRMVNQIQAPIVDSTSETEQQTRNLTDEAIPPRVLTTAHKVSAPAAIVYRNSAGSSGFPVLNNSLESVPLHFIAKKQYLLTAAAESAGDDSSEVDNSVVETNETDVASSIEPETSEPLATNVESPFSEENHDRNRIIPVQSNPSTQSSLSSEESNKLVITWSPKSTSNSSNSTQIPAVLSPPTATSPTGQRLMSEPHDAIRSTIETRLRFQAVLRSLWPELFARSGIFCDFQHLVSVLAVNIFPLLQPSTGPGAMALHRMVSPIACGLAYGYFEPNENSQTCDRCARNGTHVRVEKNTTVRRSADEDRTKNERTCLEAEVSVDGSSTSSGENLTTSIPTIILSDDDDDEDCIVELPVRTRRNYRLHQ
- the LOC134217892 gene encoding uncharacterized protein LOC134217892 isoform X1 yields the protein MLIAIKDKKSFNMAASNVFESDSFNRKFVDKIVEYHERLLQGDEVSVWQQIALELGNNWELDCGDLRWQDLSRHFKRSLVFKLTHRKWIPDQGLIDRLQYPYLRKVYVVSIQFYEKGNTNGRTLSSSEIEENRLFIKYSLDGRYDPEVVAAFKRRSRKGSRVYVYINVGDPVYNLSDDGKKLLLQIEHHRKERPHFNADTNEKESSPVVLDGVPVAIEDGSPGAKHFSARDLLEKESFTVNTQEYDDIIKESLEREVPPVAKKPRIDDLDAVEIWLESNEILSRSSSIAVGSEDPLHISSRSEPERIGQPINIPEGSVSDPVFIPSSDKRPGKSFISENHSLTADSVQIKQESKDKRGDISKATSNVYDIFTDSEDEEEQILSKSECSNNSQLAIEKHVGDQRSHHDESVAGSNNSPMKSCIDTEAEVSLPASAGNGQPIIATEETLIVKPEPEDKKEVIPTTIRLNPAFNPYDIFTDSEDEDDDVDISDTSRLVSNSLIDNQLSEIDYSTENNATATEAPRNNPEKESPTVSAQHHAIQSEHCESDANLTISDPSNHSDDEASENYRMVNQIQAPIVDSTSETEQQTRNLTDEAIPPRVLTTAHKVSAPAAIVYRNSAGSSGFPVLNNSLESVPLHFIAKKQYLLTAAAESAGDDSSEVDNSVVETNETDVASSNTATKSSSGDSQALLINTPHTTSKQGNITNHSMETDNYSDLRTERFQINLHFGSQSPNLQVYMNDLRSDKLKTPIEPETSEPLATNVESPFSEENHDRNRIIPVQSNPSTQSSLSSEESNKLVITWSPKSTSNSSNSTQIPAVLSPPTATSPTGQRLMSEPHDAIRSTIETRLRFQAVLRSLWPELFARSGIFCDFQHLVSVLAVNIFPLLQPSTGPGAMALHRMVSPIACGLAYGYFEPNENSQTCDRCARNGTHVRVEKNTTVRRSADEDRTKNERTCLEAEVSVDGSSTSSGENLTTSIPTIILSDDDDDEDCIVELPVRTRRNYRLHQ